The Populus nigra chromosome 4, ddPopNigr1.1, whole genome shotgun sequence genome contains the following window.
GCCAGGCCGGCGAACCAGTGTTTTTGTTATGACATACTTTTAAATTCGAAGCTCCAAATTCCCGTCATGCACAACTGCTTCGGCCGCCCGGCCACCACCGGAAGCTCAACTGCCCAACCACCAATGTCGTAGTAATAACATGGGTCATAATTTAAAGGGGAAAGGACAAATATAGAAACCAACCAACTATTCAGAGCTTTCTCCGTTTGTTGTCCTAATCGCTGTTCCGAAAAGGTTCAGCCAATTAACTtagatcatgtttatttttgtattttttgtattggTTGTGCCTTTActatatgaattttaattttaattttaatttgaccaAACTTGCAAGTGTGTGTTTAGTGTTATTGTGTGAGgtgctttttaatttaaaatatattaaaatatttttttatttttaacattaacatattaaaactatatagaatatttaaaaaattacttttcatattttcttagATCAAGTTGTAACGTATAAACACAAACGCTCACAATTAGGTTTTGGTCTAGAGAAATTTCTTTGTCCATTAATGTCATTCATccgttcataatttttttaagatgaaattaaataattaaaaccctttaaataaagaaaggaaACCCTGCTCTTATAACTCTTAAAAAAACCCCTTTCTACCTAACACAcgaaaatactaaaattattcttaataaattctcaataaaaattgataatatctCAAAATTTAAGATATATAACTAAAATGTTATTTAATGTTTAGGATGgtggttaattaatatattcaagtgcttgaattttttttttaatctaagaaACTCTAAATCTATAGTAGAAGTTTGAATAATTGCAAAAACAATTCCAAATCACAGGGGCTTAACGATCTTTAGATGCTAAAATCAATGTATTTATgagaaatgtattaaataaGTTAAggcaataaataatttaaaagagttttaatttcaatgaataaagatatttgttcttaaattttaaattggttaATGCTCTGAAATCCATGTATATTTATCTCAAGAGATAAAAAGTTATAAACTCTTTACCTGGATGGTTCAAAGAGTATTTGTTCCCCCTGAATCTTGTCatttttagaggaaaaaaaactggaaagtTCTTTGCTTTCAGTGTCATCAATATAACAAATATTTCTTACATGTtattaatgagataaaaaaatataataggtCTTTTAAAAGACATTGTAAACAACACCTACAAATATAGGGAAATCATTAccttaatataaattattattctagATTGAGAAACATAAtgatttatcatgtttttaatacTTATATTGTAGAAGATTGTTTAGAATCAAGTATATAGCCTCAGAACTTGGTAATGTCCAAGTGTTTTGAGTCGGGCAAATTCGCCAAACACATAATCTAAAGCCTAGTATGTTCGCTAGACTTATGTTAttttgtgcttgattttctacCAAATCTAAGTACTTTAAGTCTGGTATGTTTACTAtatccattttatttataaaaatcttaataaaaaaattacctcaTCATAAaccttaattaaaaacattgaaaaatccCTATACCAAACACTAATTGAGACTGACCTTCACTGTAAATCACACAAACACACACCGATGAATTCTCTCACTAACCTTGAGAAGATTAAATGCACGCGaacaaatttaatcaaaatcatgtattaattatgctagcttattttaattactttttaaaaatatttattttgaaaaaaataaatcaattgttttttttattttgataggttaatattaaaaataaaaaaaattattttgatgtatcttcaagtaaaaaaatacattgtttcATAATACCAAATATACATTTAGAATCAAtagattaaaattaatcaatcgGTTAAGAGGTCATGTAGAACAGTATAAatccgattaaaaaaaaaaagtacaaacatcacaaataaataaacatgtctTTTCCATGATGAATGATAAAGTCCAAAAATGCATTGGATCCTGAATATTATATGAtcttatctaatttaattagCGAGGTAAAAGCCCCATTAATGATTGGAGGCTCGTGATTATGGGTGGAGACTACTTTAAACCTTGCAATCAATGCATATCGCAAACCTTAATAATCTTAAAACTTTCCAAGTGGAGCTAACTCATTATCTTGCCTTTGACATGATGTACGAAGTTCTTGCGACAAAAACCCAAGTTATTCAGCCCGAGTAGATTTATAACccggtttaaaatttgatttataaattaaaCGGGTTactttaaatgatttattttttaaaaaaaatattattttgtcaaaaaaaaaaggaaagaaaagattttaattatcTCTTAAGTCGATTTAGGTATACTCCATGTTaactttattttgaaaatcaagtcaaaCTAGGAGCAATAGAATCTTACAAGTATGAACATAATCACCCATACAATATTGAAATTGCGAGGTCAACTAAGAAAGATACTtgcaattgttttaatgtgGCTTGTTTATAAAGCAGgagtttaacaatttttttaaatattttttaattaaaaaaatatttttttaattttaaaaataacttttgatataatatatcaaaataattttaaattataaaaagataattttaaataaaaattcattttttaattttttttataaaatatatttggaaacAACTTCATACTAGACCCAAATTCCACACATCTATAATTacaaggaaagagaaaataaaaatctaaattaaaagaagtaGGGTCGTGATGTATAACAAATTACGTGGCGATGCAAGTGACGTGTCAATAAGGAATCCTAATTGGCTAATTGTATTTTCATCCATATGATAATGACAGCATCTTTCGTTAAATACATATATATCGAAGTCAATACTGCTTCCAGCTAAATTTgtcttcatataatttttaatttttaattataataacattttgaaacttttctattttcttatcatatattatttacaatttttttttccacaaccGATTCAATCaaatgctttttatttaaagCCACAACCATGCACGTTTGttattgaaatataattatgtttttttaaatattaaattgatattttttatttttttaaataaaaaatattattttaatatttttttaaataaaaaatactttaaaaaataacattgtttttatttgtaggTGTTTGGAAGtctaataatagttgttttttaaagtgatttttactcgaaaatatattaaaataatatatattttttattttttaaaaattattttttataaaaaataatctaaaaatataaaaaaataaatttaaaaatttaaaaacaaaatggttgCACCGCGGGGCCGCATCTCCCGTTCTCTCAGCCATGCCAATGAACACGACAAGCTAAACGGGACGAGAATTCGGTAAAAAACGACAGAAGAGAGGAAAATCAGAAAGGGTAAAACAGTAAAGTGACCACACACTCCAAGCCAGCCACAAAATCTCCCCCCAAACAAAGGGATCCCACCACAGGATCCTATGTATCCTCTCCACCACGAGACTCGCCTTCTTCTCTTCCCAACTCTCCTTCTCCTCCCTCCACCACCCCCACCgtctctccttttctctctttcaaacATTTTcacacaaattaaaattaaaaagagagaaaaagcgacagaaaaatgatttaaaaattaaataaaataaagaaagtgaaATCTCACATGACAACAgacagagaaagaaaagaagaaaagagagaagggcCATTGTTTTAGACTTTTCTGCGGTGCTGTGTGTGATCTTATCTGtttccttaatttttatttttatgagagaTATATTTTTTGTCTTGAATGCTGGAATCATTGAAACTTTCTTTTTCGCAGCAAACTGCTTCTTCTGCTTCGTATATCAGAGATCTACGGCCATAACCCAACGTATGTAAGGTATCCAATGCTGTTCCAGTTTCCTTCTTGATAGTAATAAATCCCAGTCTTGCTAAAAGAATTTATGATGTTTAAGCTCGAACTATCAGTATTTACGgcataaaattatttatccttttaagAGAGATTATTAGGAAGAAAGAAATTCACATTCTGAGtgctaagaatttttttttctaatatctttttatttaattcatccaTTTCGAGTTTACCgattttactaattttacacgagttaagtttaattttactagttttaaatttttaattcgaTTCAGCACGTTAGATACATATTGACTAGTAAAATCATAAGATTTTAAGCGTGAACTCGTAATTTTAACAATAATGATTGACACGACagcttaaatattataaaatttctataaatattaataattataattttagtacCATGTAAATTCTTATAAGTTTAAAGCttgtattttttcattttgattttctatcCATATTAAATACGATTCCGGCTAGCAAGTtaatctgattatttttttgttaatttaagttggattttaaattaaattgactgAAAACTGATTCATCATAATAAATTAACCTGTGATATAACCAACTCAATTAAAATTCAcctaagttaaaaaattaaaataaaacataaccaAGCGAGTTGGGCTAGATTTAGAACCCTTTTGTTTACTTGATACACGGTACACCACACcacaagaaaaacataaaatacatgtttttcacATGTGATATATAATGTTAATAGAGTCTTTGcatattataggtttttttataacCGGTGTTCGACACAGTTTCTAATTTTATGtgtggatattttttaaaaatatattttatttaaaaaaatattaaaaatgtatttagtataatagtagtagttattttttaaattaatttttatatgaaaataatatatttttttattttttaaaatttatttttaatattaaaatatcaaaacaatctaaaactataatttttatttttataaaaatattttaccactgtaaaaacaaatatgattcaaaataatatttttagtattttttttttataattttaatatattaatataagaaataaataaaaatatctattttttttaatcttaaaagctattttaaaaattattatgtgtCGCGGTCTCAATCACCCTCTGCAACACTTCTTTATTCTATCATTCCCGATAAATCGTGCAcagaaaccaaaacaaaagatGTTTCTAATCCTTGAATTCTTCTTTCCAGGAACTACACTAtaatttatactattttttttttaattcagtcaAACACTGCTCCTGCACATACACGGAGTGGggtatttttcttgatttaattgtcTCAGGAGCTGTTCTTGTTTGACATTTctagtatctttaaaatttgtcaCTGATTTTTGATGGAGGGTAGATACAGCaatggcggcggcggcggcgatGACGGCAGTCGCAAGAGAATAACGCTGTTGGATGCACTTGAAAATAGTAGAGATAGAAGGACCCTTGAGACAATATTAAGCATGGAAAAACAGCCGGGTCAGGCAAATCGGACACTACTGGATATAATCCGAGATGAAGAGAGCGGGTCGTTATTTGGACACAAAGACAAAAAGAGCTGGAAAGCTTTCAGAGACAAGCTCCGTTTGAAGCGTGCCGGTTCTGCTTGGACATCTTCTGTTCATACCCCTGCTTCGGATATCCCCATCCCCGTCGAAAACAGGTTTCGCAATTCTAACATTAATAACGCTTCCTCCAGGTCTTTGATGACACGCCGTAATTCGGTGCGTTTCACCACCGTCTCGTCTGTTATATCGCCTGAGTTGGAGGAATCGGATGATAACTCGGGGATGGGTCAGAGCTCGAGGCCGCAAATGACTCGCCGGAGCTCAACTCGGTTTGGTTCAGCTATGCTGCAGGTTCAGTCTGAGTCAACTCACTCTGGTGACCCGGATGTGACCATTCACGCGGTGGAAGATGGCCCGCCTTCTCGGGGTTTTAGACCGCAAATCTCGCGGCACAATTCGACTCGGTTCCCGGTTGTCGATTCAACCCAGTCGGATGAGAATGATTTAGATCCGTCGGCACGTGAGGGCACGACACGCCTGGGTACTGCATTGGCAGAGGAGAGACTGTTGTCGGCGAGGGAGGCAGTGGCAGCACAGGAGGCTGCAGAAGCAGCTGCACAGGAGGAAGCTGCAGCTACGGCAGCAGCCGAACATGAGGCCGAGGAAGGGGCGATGCCCATGCCCGGGAGTACGGAGACGCAGGAGCCGGTGAGGATGTCATTGATGGATTTGTTAGAGGAGACAGATAGGCAGATGGGGTTTGAGGGGTCTAGATATACAATGGGGGATCTTGAGGCatgtgatggtgatgatgatgaagatgaggaggaggaggacggCGGTGAAGAGGGTGACGGTGTTGCTGGTATAGAGTATACTTGCTGCGTGTGCATGGTTAGGCATAAAGGTGCAGCCTTTATTCCTTGTGGGCATACATTTTGCAGGCTGTGTTCAAGAGAGCTTTGGGTTCAAAGGGGTAATTGCCCTCTATGCAACGGTTTCATCTTGGaaattcttgatatattttgagGACTGAAGACACATTCATGTAAACATCTCTGCACTTATCTTGTTGAGTTTGAAATGGGAAGTGAAATACTATATGATTGGTGCTCTCTCGGGGTTCAACAGAAGATTGGAAAACGAGTTGCTGCCAGCTTTGGCATTTTGCccatttaagtgtttttatattttgcagaaaataaaagaaagatagaGAAATACAGTCACAGGTTTATGCTGAATTTTTGTGTAAATGGTACTTGTTAGTGTAATCTCTGTTTAACCATAGACACGCATAACAGGATTGAGCTTT
Protein-coding sequences here:
- the LOC133692950 gene encoding uncharacterized protein LOC133692950 codes for the protein MEGRYSNGGGGGDDGSRKRITLLDALENSRDRRTLETILSMEKQPGQANRTLLDIIRDEESGSLFGHKDKKSWKAFRDKLRLKRAGSAWTSSVHTPASDIPIPVENRFRNSNINNASSRSLMTRRNSVRFTTVSSVISPELEESDDNSGMGQSSRPQMTRRSSTRFGSAMLQVQSESTHSGDPDVTIHAVEDGPPSRGFRPQISRHNSTRFPVVDSTQSDENDLDPSAREGTTRLGTALAEERLLSAREAVAAQEAAEAAAQEEAAATAAAEHEAEEGAMPMPGSTETQEPVRMSLMDLLEETDRQMGFEGSRYTMGDLEACDGDDDEDEEEEDGGEEGDGVAGIEYTCCVCMVRHKGAAFIPCGHTFCRLCSRELWVQRGNCPLCNGFILEILDIF